The Thermoleophilaceae bacterium DNA segment TTGATCGCCCACTCGCCCGGAGCCGTGCCGGCGGGGTCGAACAGCATGTACGTGCCGAGGCCCGTGGGCTTCAGATAGAAGGTGCCTGAGGAGCCGACCGTGAAGCAATGGTTCGCGAGCTCCACCGGCGTGACCGCCGCCCGCGCGGGCGCAACCCAAAGCAGCGCGAGAACCGCTGCGACGCCGAGCCAGACCCTCCTCGTCCAAACCAAGGCGGGCATCGTATAGCGCTTCCTAAATGTTGAGCGCCCGCCGCACCTTCCGGGCTGCCGCCCGTGTTAAGGCAGCGCAACAGACGTTCCCTGGGAGGTTCATCACCAATGAGTGCAGTGCGCAGGCTATGCCTGGGCGCTCTCGGCATCCTCGGGTGCCTGCTTGCCCTTGCGCCGGCAGCGGCGCAGGCGCGCAGGCATCCGAGCCCGAACGGGCGCCACAACATCTCGATCGCCGTGTCCGACAACCCGGTGGTGGCGGGCGACCAGCTCGCCATCTTCGGGCGGCTCCGCGGTCCGAACAACGGGAACCGCGCGGTGGTCCTGTGGCACAGGATCAACCCGCGCCGGTTCTTCACCCCGATCCAGCGGACACGCACGGACGCGAACGGCTTCTACGCGTTCCTGCGCCCGCACGGGATCGTCAACACCAACCGCAACTGGTTCGTGCGCTCGCTCGGCGCCCGCAGTCGTACGGTGCACGAGCGCGTGTTCTCGCTGGTCACTCTGAGCGGTCCGCCGAACGGATCGAACCTGGAGACGGGTCGTGCCCACAGCGTCGCGTTCAGCGGCACGGTGTCGCCGTTCGCAGCGGGCGACGCCGTGATCCTGCAGCGCCAGAACGCGAACAGCGGACGCGGCTGGCGCCGCATCGACCGCACGCGCGTGAGGCCGGGCGGGACGTTCGCGTTCCAGCACACGTTCCGCGTGCCGGGCGACGCGAACGTGCGCGTGCTCGTGCGGCGCACCCGCCGCAACATCGCGAGCGTGTCCGACGTGCTGAGCTACGAGATCTCGCAGTCTCAGAATCCGGCGCTCACGCTCGCGTCGTCGGCCGACCCAGTCGCCGTCGGCCAGTCCACCACGCTGAGCGGCTCGCTGCAGAACGGCGCGGGCCAGGTGGTGAACCTGTTCGCACGCTCCGTGGGTGGCCATTTCGCACAGGTTGCGAGCACGACGGCGGACTCGAGCGGCAACTACTCGTTCGTGCAGGTGCCGCTGCAAAACACGCTCTACCAGGTGCGGGCCGGCGGCAGGCGCTCGGCGCAGCTGTTCGAGGGCGTGAGGTTCATGCTCACCGCCTCGGAGGCGCCGAGCACGGTGGATGCCGGTCAGGCCGTGACGTTCAGCGGCACCGTGGCGCCGAACGCCACCGGGCACGTGATCTACCTGCAGCGCCAGAACCCGAGCGGGAGCGGCTTCCACACGGTTGAGGTGCAGAACGTGGGGGCCGGGTCGGTGTACTCGATAACCCGCCGCCTGTTCGTGCCCGGGGCGAAGGTGTTCCGGGTGCTGATTCCCGGCGGCCCGCTGAACCAGGGCGCGGCGAGCCGGACGTTCACCGTCACGGTGAACCCGGCCTCGCCTCAGCAGGTGAACGGGTCCCAGCCCCAAGGCACGAACGAGGGGCAGTAGAACGCTGTACGACGGGGCCGCGGCGGATCCACGCCGCGGCCCTCGTCCTATTCGGCCGGCTGGCGGAGCGCCATCGAGTCGAGCCACATGAGCACGCTGCGCGCAAGCTCGCGCTGGCGCATCACGTCGGGGGCGGGCCGCCGCCGGCGGCTCACCTCCTCGCGCTGGGGCTCGATCACGCGCCAAACCTGGAGCGGCTGCCCGGCCTGCATGGTGCGGCGGGCGCGATCCACCACGAGCCAGGGGCCGAACTGTGCGTTCCTCGACGCCTGCACGTAGTCACACAGCGCGGCGGCGGTGACGGGGTGCTCACACAGCGCAATCAGCGGGATCGCGTCACCGAGCGTCGCGTGGCCGTCATCCGACCACCACAGCTCCTGCACCTCCGGGAGCCAGCGCAGCGCCACGAACCGCGCGTGTCCCACATAGCCGCACGCCTCGGCAAACAGAGGCGGCGGTGTGAGTGGCAGGTCCTCGAGGCTCATGTGGGCGGGGGCGGGCTCGGCGAGCGTTGAAAATCGCGTCGTTGCAGTCATGGAGAGATGCTGGCCGCCAGGGCCGCCCGCGTCGATACTGCGGTTGCACGATCAGGGGCCGGTGGCTCAGCCCAGCGCGATCCCGCCGCCGAGCGCCTTCGCCACGAGGTGTGCGCGGGAGCGCGCCCCGGTCTTCAGCATCGCGTTGTTCACGTGTGTGCGCACGGTGTTGTGGGTGATGTGGAGTTGCTCCGCGATCTCCGGGCCGGTCTCGCCGCGCGCGATCAGGCGCACGATTTCGAGCTCGCGAGCGGAGAGCGCGTTGCCGTTGCCGCTCTGCTCGTCCACCTGCCGGCGGACGTGCCGCCCGGCCATCGAGGTCCCGAGCGCGACGAAGAGGACGAGCCGCCTGCCCGTGACGAGCTCTGGGTGGCAGCCCCAGTGCACCTTCACCGTCGAGCCGTCCGGCAGCTCCATCACCGCGTCGCCGGCGAACTCGTCCCGGCGCAGGAGCTCGAGCCATTCTTCCTGCGTAACGAGCGGACCCGCGTGCACGAACTCCCACAGCGGCCGTCCGATCAGGCTGCTGCGCCGGCGGTGGAGCAGCTTCGCGTACGCGGCGTTCACGTCCACCTGAGTTCGCTGCGCGTCGGCCAGCACCATCGCGTTGCGCGAACGCATGAACGCCGAGCTGAACAGGCCGTGCCAGCCGGCCGCGCCGATGGGGCGCGGCGGCGTGGGCTGCAGGGCCAGGTCCCGGACCCTGTTTGCGCGTACCGCCAAGTCGAGCCAATCGTCGGGCTCGTTCATCTTAAGTCGGGCGTCCGGCCTCTGCCACGCACGCTCGCGTTAATGCGCCGCCACGTGCGTGCCTGGCGCTGGCCGCACGGCGGGCACGGCCAGCGCCGCCACCACCGCCATGCCGGCGGCGAGGATCGCGCCCGCCAGCGCGCCGTGCCCGTAGCCGTGGGCGAGCGTGCTGCCACCGGCGAGGGCGACCGCGGAGAAGATCGACACGCCGAACGCCCCGCCGATCTCATGGGCCGTCGTCATCAGGCCGGAGGCGAGGCCGGCGCGCTCGCCTTCGATATCCGACATCGCGGTGACCGACACCGACACGAACACGAGCCCGATCCCGAAGCCGAGCGGCAGGAAGGCGGGGAGGAGGTTGGCGAAGTAGTTCGCACCGGCGCCCACGCGGCTGAGCAGGAGCTCGGCCCCGGCGATCAGCACGAGACCGGCCACCACCACGATCCGCGCGCCGAGGTGGTCGAGCAGGTGCGGCCCCGCATGCGCGGCAAGTCCGATCACGAGCACGAGCGGCAGGAACGCCAAGCCCGTCTCGAGAGCTGAGCTGCCGAGCACGTTCTGGAGGAACAGCGAGTTGAGGAAGAAGGTTCCGACCAGGATGCCCGTGGTGCCGAGCATCACCGCGGCGCTCGACACGAGCGACCGCACCTCCCACGTGGCCGGCGGGATCAGGGGTCGCTCGGAGCGGCGCTCGATCGCGACGTGCATGGCGAGCACGACGGCGGCGGCCGCGAGGAGAACGATGGTCTGCGCGGACGCCCAGCCGTGGCGGGCGGCGCCCTCCACTCCGTACACGAGCACCACGAGCCCCGACACGAGCGTGGCCGCACCCGCGAGGTCGAGCTCGCGCAGCGAACCGTCGCGTTCGGAGCGCGCGGGCACGAGCCGGGTGGCGAGCAGGGCGGTGGCCACGCCGATGGGGACGTTGATGAAGAACACCGACTCCCAGCCGAGCCAGGTGGTGAGGATGCCGCCGAGCAGGACGCCCGCCGCCGCGCCGCCGGCGCCGATCGCGCCCCACGCGCTGAGCGCCGTGGTGCGCTGCTGGCCGGTGTAGGTGGTGGTGATGATCGAGAGCGCCGCGGGGGAGAGCAGCGCCGCGCCGAGACCCTGCGCGCCGCGTGACACCACCAGTGCCGCCGGTGTGGACGCAAGCCCGCTGGCGAGCGAGGCGGCGGTGAACAGCACGAGGCCTGCGAGGAACACGGGCCGGCGGCCGAGCATGTCCGCCACCCGGCCGCCGAGCAGCAGCAGCCCGCCCGTGAAGAGGACGTAGGTGGTCACCACCCACTGCAGATCGCCGGGAGCGAAGCCGAGGTCGTGCCTGATCGATGGCAGGGCCACGTTCACCACCGTGATGTCGAGGATGACCATGAACTGCGCGACGGCGAGGAGCACCAGCAGCGTCCACGGCTTGCGCTCGTGGGAGTGCCGGCTGGGGACAGGGGCGGCGGCCTGATGCATGACGGTCTTCCTTCTTTGGGTTGACACTGGTGTAAAGGCAACGTACAGCATGGTTTACACTTCTGTCAACCCATGAACCCGACGAAGAGCGAAGACCACCGGCGGGCCATCGCCGAGCGCAACGTGGAGGCGATTCTCGATGCGGCCGAGCGGCTGCTCGGGCGGCGCGCTCAGCCGAGCATCTCCGCCGTCGCGGCCGAGGCCGGCGTGTCGCGCCCCACCGTCTACGCCCACTTCGAGGATCGCGAGCGGCTGCTCGAGGCGCTGGTGGAGCGGGCGGTGCGCAACGCCACCGCCGCGCTCGAGGCGAGCGAGCCGGAACGCGGCCCGGCGATGGAGGCGCTGCAGCGACTGGTCGCCTCGAGCTGGCAGGAGATCGGCCACAACGAGGACATCGGCCGCGCATCCGCCGCCGAGCTCAGCGCCGAGGCCATGCGGCGCGCGCACGAGTCGGCGCGCGCGGTGCTGGCGCGGCTCGTGGAGCGCGGGCGGCGCGAGGGCGCATTTCGCACCGACGTCCCGGCCGGCTGGCTCGTGACGAGCGCGCTGGCGCTGATCCATGCCGCGGCCGAGGCCGTTCGGGAGGGCGAGCTCGATACCGAGTCGGCGCTCACGGTGCTCACCGGGAGCGTGGTCTCTCTGTTCAGCGCGTGAGGCGCCAGGCGGCGCGAGCACTCACGCCGGATCCGCTGAGCAGGCCGCGCGCGTACACGCGCCCCGCGAAGCGCACGAGCCCGTAGATCGTGACGAGCACGAGCACCAGCGCGAGTGCGTGCTCCCACAGCGGCACGCCCACCAGGGCGCTGCGCGCCGGCAGCACCAGCGGAGCGGTGAGCGGGAACACCGTGAGCAGGTTCGCGAGTGCGCCACTCGAGTCGGCCGACACGGCCACGTAGCCGGCGAAATAGGCGGCGAGCAGCGTGTAGGTGACGGGCTGCCCCGCCGTGTCGGCGTTCTGCTGGCGTGAGGCGAGCGCGCCGGCGGCGGCGTACGCCACCGCGTAGAGAGAGAAGCCGAGCGCGAACCACGGCACCACCAGGGCCAGGCTGCCGCCGAGCTCCGCCGGAGCATCGAATGCGCCGGCCGCGAGAAGCGCGGCGGCGAGCCCGGCCACGAGCGCGAGCTGACCGAAGCCGAGGAGACCGATCCCGATCACCTTCCCGGCGAGAAGATGCCGTCCCTCCACGGTCGAGAGGAGCAGCTCGCTCACGCGGTTGTTCTTCTCCTCAACCACGCCGCTCACCACCCACTGGCCGTACACCGCGAGCGACATGAGCAGAAGGAGCGCTCCGCCCATCGCCACGAGAATGGCCGCGTCAGTGGAGCCGGTGTCGGCCGGCTGAAGGGTTGCCGTCCGGAGCTCCGGCGCCGGCGGCAGGTGGCGGCGGAACGAGCGCACGCCGGTGTCGGCTATCGCGGCGAGCTTGGTGTCGACGTTCGAGCGAAACACGAGGCTGCTCGGACCGAGAAGCAGCAGCGCGTCCACGTGCTTGCGGTGGAGTGCCTCCCGCGCCGCGGGCTGCGAGACGAACGCCCGCAGCTTCACCTTTGCGTCGAGAGGCTTGGCGCTCCGCTGCAGCGCGGCGTCGAGACCCTGCGGGGCCGGCACGATCACGGCCACGCGGTAAGTCCTGTCCTTCGAGAGCGCGCCGCTCAGAGCGGTCGAGCCGCCCACGAGCAGCAGCAGGACGAGAGTTGACACGAGGAAGGCACGGCTGCGCACGCGCTCGCGGATCTCGCGCTCGGCCACCAGCCGGATCGCGCGCCGCCCGCTCATCGTTCCACCAGCTCGAGGAAGAGGTCAGCCAGCGACGGCGGGCCGTAGCCGAACTCGATCACGTGGCCCGCCCGCTCCGCGGCGTCGAGCACGTCCTCGGGGTCCACGTCCCGGCGCGCGAGCAGGCGAAGGTCACCGTTGCGCCGCTCGAGGAGCTCGACGCCCGCCACCTGCGGCAGCCATCCTCGGGGCGCGCCGGCGAGCCGCATGTCGATGCGCCGCCGGGCCGAGGCGCGCTTGAGCTCGTCGATGTGCCCTCTGGCCACCATGCGGCCGTGATCGACGATCGCCACGTCCTCGCACACGTCCTCCACCAGCTCGAGCTGGTGGCTTGAGAAGATCACCGCGGCGCCGCGCGCCGCCTCCTCGCGCAGAACGGCGGCAAGCGTGCGCACCGCCAGCGGATCGAGGCCGGCGAACGGCTCATCGAGCACGAGGAGCTCGGGCTCGTGCAGCAGCGCGGCCGCGAGCTGCGCCCGCTGCTGGTTCCCGTGCGACAGCTCCTCGACCTTCGATTCGGCCCGGTCCGCGAGACCGAGCCGCTCGAGCCACCTCGCGGTGGCTGTATGGGCGGCGGCCGCGCCGAGGCCGTGCAGCGATGCGAAGTACACGAGCTGCTCGGCGAGCGGCATCCGCGGGTAGAGCCCGCGCTCCTCCGGCATGTACCCAAAGCGAAGGCGCTCGTCGATCCCGATCGGCCGGCCGTCCCAAAGGAGCCGCCCGGAGTCGGGCTGGACGAGGCCGAATATCGCGCGCATCGCCGTCGTCTTGCCTGCTCCGTTCGGGCCGAGGAACCCGAGCAGGGATCCCGGCTGCACCCGCAGGCTCACGTCGCAGAGCGCGTTGACGTCGCCGAAGCGCTTCGTCACTCGCTCGAGCTCGAGGCCGCGCACGACAGGCTCCATGTCGATCCTTTCCCCACGAGCTTCGCACCCAGGGGCGCGAGGAACATCGGGGATCGGCCGGATGCGCGCTGCGGCTAAACCGCGAGCGTGAGCGGTTCGCCCTCTTGCGAGCCGCGCGGGCGGGCGGACGAGAAAACCATCGCCCCGTCGTCGATCGGGTCGTGCCGCAGCGTCTTGATGTCGCGGGCGTAGTTCTGGCGGAGCTGCCACGGCGCCTTCGACCCCTGCTTGGGGAAGAGGTGCAGCGAACGCAGCACGTAACCGGCGGCGAAGTCGAGGAACGGCTGCTCGGTGACCGTGGGGTCGCGCAGCTC contains these protein-coding regions:
- a CDS encoding ATP-binding cassette domain-containing protein codes for the protein MEPVVRGLELERVTKRFGDVNALCDVSLRVQPGSLLGFLGPNGAGKTTAMRAIFGLVQPDSGRLLWDGRPIGIDERLRFGYMPEERGLYPRMPLAEQLVYFASLHGLGAAAAHTATARWLERLGLADRAESKVEELSHGNQQRAQLAAALLHEPELLVLDEPFAGLDPLAVRTLAAVLREEAARGAAVIFSSHQLELVEDVCEDVAIVDHGRMVARGHIDELKRASARRRIDMRLAGAPRGWLPQVAGVELLERRNGDLRLLARRDVDPEDVLDAAERAGHVIEFGYGPPSLADLFLELVER
- a CDS encoding ABC transporter permease; this encodes MSGRRAIRLVAEREIRERVRSRAFLVSTLVLLLLVGGSTALSGALSKDRTYRVAVIVPAPQGLDAALQRSAKPLDAKVKLRAFVSQPAAREALHRKHVDALLLLGPSSLVFRSNVDTKLAAIADTGVRSFRRHLPPAPELRTATLQPADTGSTDAAILVAMGGALLLLMSLAVYGQWVVSGVVEEKNNRVSELLLSTVEGRHLLAGKVIGIGLLGFGQLALVAGLAAALLAAGAFDAPAELGGSLALVVPWFALGFSLYAVAYAAAGALASRQQNADTAGQPVTYTLLAAYFAGYVAVSADSSGALANLLTVFPLTAPLVLPARSALVGVPLWEHALALVLVLVTIYGLVRFAGRVYARGLLSGSGVSARAAWRLTR
- a CDS encoding LuxR C-terminal-related transcriptional regulator, which produces MAVRANRVRDLALQPTPPRPIGAAGWHGLFSSAFMRSRNAMVLADAQRTQVDVNAAYAKLLHRRRSSLIGRPLWEFVHAGPLVTQEEWLELLRRDEFAGDAVMELPDGSTVKVHWGCHPELVTGRRLVLFVALGTSMAGRHVRRQVDEQSGNGNALSARELEIVRLIARGETGPEIAEQLHITHNTVRTHVNNAMLKTGARSRAHLVAKALGGGIALG
- a CDS encoding MFS transporter; amino-acid sequence: MHQAAAPVPSRHSHERKPWTLLVLLAVAQFMVILDITVVNVALPSIRHDLGFAPGDLQWVVTTYVLFTGGLLLLGGRVADMLGRRPVFLAGLVLFTAASLASGLASTPAALVVSRGAQGLGAALLSPAALSIITTTYTGQQRTTALSAWGAIGAGGAAAGVLLGGILTTWLGWESVFFINVPIGVATALLATRLVPARSERDGSLRELDLAGAATLVSGLVVLVYGVEGAARHGWASAQTIVLLAAAAVVLAMHVAIERRSERPLIPPATWEVRSLVSSAAVMLGTTGILVGTFFLNSLFLQNVLGSSALETGLAFLPLVLVIGLAAHAGPHLLDHLGARIVVVAGLVLIAGAELLLSRVGAGANYFANLLPAFLPLGFGIGLVFVSVSVTAMSDIEGERAGLASGLMTTAHEIGGAFGVSIFSAVALAGGSTLAHGYGHGALAGAILAAGMAVVAALAVPAVRPAPGTHVAAH
- a CDS encoding TetR family transcriptional regulator; its protein translation is MNPTKSEDHRRAIAERNVEAILDAAERLLGRRAQPSISAVAAEAGVSRPTVYAHFEDRERLLEALVERAVRNATAALEASEPERGPAMEALQRLVASSWQEIGHNEDIGRASAAELSAEAMRRAHESARAVLARLVERGRREGAFRTDVPAGWLVTSALALIHAAAEAVREGELDTESALTVLTGSVVSLFSA